In Chthoniobacterales bacterium, a single window of DNA contains:
- a CDS encoding metal ABC transporter permease → MNSLFPPFDWHRVVVQPWSEDFALNIWIVVMGFLVAAACGLVGNYLLLRRMALVGDAISHSILPGLVVAFLIFREASTWAMFGGALAAGMVTVALIEFIHKQSRVKPDAAICIAFTVLFAIGVVMMSALESRGSFHIDADCVLYGEIAFVSLEPPVVWNGWELGPPSVLRMAGLFVAAVAAILVFYKELLVTSFDPGLAKSLGMRAGVWHYGLMAALALVVVGAFESVGAILAVAMLIVPPMFAAQLAGRLPGRLLLTVAHAALSTLLGLHLSVWLNCSAAGAMVVAGSLLFVAAWIGTAVRAKLVRIEAAAPQIKHAF, encoded by the coding sequence ATGAACAGCCTCTTTCCACCCTTCGACTGGCATCGCGTCGTCGTGCAGCCCTGGAGTGAGGACTTCGCGCTCAATATCTGGATCGTCGTGATGGGATTCCTCGTCGCGGCGGCCTGCGGCCTTGTCGGCAATTACCTGCTGCTGCGGCGCATGGCGCTCGTCGGCGACGCGATCAGCCACAGCATCCTGCCCGGCCTGGTGGTGGCATTCCTCATTTTCAGGGAGGCTTCAACCTGGGCGATGTTCGGCGGGGCGCTGGCGGCAGGCATGGTGACCGTCGCGCTGATCGAGTTCATCCACAAGCAGTCGCGAGTGAAGCCCGACGCGGCGATCTGCATCGCCTTCACGGTGCTGTTCGCGATCGGCGTCGTGATGATGAGCGCGCTCGAGTCACGTGGTTCGTTTCATATCGATGCGGACTGCGTGCTGTATGGCGAGATCGCATTTGTCTCGCTCGAACCGCCCGTGGTGTGGAACGGCTGGGAGCTGGGCCCCCCGTCGGTGCTGCGAATGGCGGGGCTTTTCGTCGCGGCGGTGGCGGCCATTCTGGTCTTCTACAAGGAGCTGCTGGTCACTTCTTTCGATCCGGGGCTCGCGAAGTCGCTCGGGATGCGGGCCGGCGTGTGGCATTACGGCCTGATGGCGGCGCTGGCGCTCGTCGTGGTGGGAGCGTTCGAGTCGGTGGGCGCGATCCTGGCGGTGGCGATGTTGATCGTGCCGCCCATGTTCGCCGCGCAACTGGCGGGGCGCCTGCCCGGCCGGCTGCTCCTGACCGTGGCCCATGCGGCGCTCTCCACGTTGCTCGGACTACACCTTTCGGTCTGGCTGAATTGCTCCGCCGCCGGCGCGATGGTCGTCGCTGGGAGCCTGCTCTTCGTCGCGGCCTGGATCGGCACTGCCGTGCGCGCGAAACTCGTGCGCATCGAGGCCGCTGCGCCGCAAATCAAACATGCATTCTGA
- a CDS encoding metal ABC transporter ATP-binding protein, whose translation MNATNDISTPLEVHDLTVAYHRKPVLYGIDLAVPAGQLIGIVGPNGAGKSTLIKAIMGLLPTSSGWIKVFDRPYRESCHRVGYVPQRESVDWDFPVSVMDVVLMGRYGRLRLGQRPAKSDREVARECLEKVKMLPFANRQIGNLSGGQQQRVFLARALAQESDLYLMDEPFVGVDAATEAAIITLLRELKSRGKTLLVVHHDLASAREYFDMLILLNMRLVAFGPTNEVFTPENLQTTYGGRLTILSDVVQALGAQRE comes from the coding sequence ATGAACGCGACAAACGACATCTCCACGCCGCTCGAGGTGCACGACCTCACGGTGGCCTACCATCGCAAGCCCGTGCTCTACGGCATCGACCTCGCGGTGCCGGCGGGACAGTTGATCGGAATCGTCGGGCCGAACGGCGCGGGCAAGTCGACGCTCATCAAGGCGATCATGGGCCTGCTGCCGACTTCGAGCGGGTGGATCAAGGTTTTCGACCGCCCCTATCGCGAGAGTTGTCATCGCGTGGGTTATGTGCCGCAGCGCGAATCGGTGGACTGGGATTTTCCGGTGAGCGTGATGGATGTCGTGCTCATGGGCCGCTACGGGCGTTTGCGGCTCGGGCAGCGGCCGGCGAAATCGGATCGTGAAGTCGCGCGTGAGTGCCTGGAGAAGGTCAAGATGCTGCCGTTCGCCAATCGCCAGATCGGGAATCTCTCCGGCGGCCAGCAGCAGCGCGTCTTCCTTGCCCGGGCGCTGGCCCAGGAGAGCGACCTTTATCTCATGGACGAGCCCTTTGTCGGGGTGGACGCGGCGACGGAGGCGGCGATCATCACGCTGCTGCGCGAGTTGAAGTCGCGGGGGAAGACGCTGCTCGTCGTTCATCACGATCTCGCCAGCGCGCGCGAGTATTTCGACATGCTCATCCTGCTGAACATGCGGCTCGTGGCCTTCGGGCCGACGAACGAAGTTTTCACGCCGGAGAATTTGCAGACGACCTACGGAGGAAGGCTGACCATCCTCTCCGATGTGGTGCAGGCGCTGGGGGCGCAGCGCGAATGA
- a CDS encoding metal ABC transporter permease, with product MKVRRGIFLLGLLAVLLLAPEAAHAARINELTESTMGERAVRFFTFQDPSLRNALAGSMLLGICCGLMGAFLVVRKLALMGDALSHAVLPGVALGFLWNMTKDPVAIFIGATVVGLLGAGTVQLIRSTTKHKEDAALGFVLASFFAVGICLFTMIQNLPGGNKSGLDKFMFGQAASLSGGDVMLLAVVTILSLGVIVVFYKEYLLTSFDAGFARAIGLPVKIFHYSLMLMLAFAIVSSLQAVGVVLVSAMLVIPAAAAFLLTDRLGMMLLLSAIFGLCSGGAGAFFSFVGRNLPTGPFMVLAAAGLFAGALFFGPRHGIASRWWRQWSRSARIQRENALKAIYHELESGDFVTEHVALQALAERRRETLEEVRRQVAKLGAHRQASLSADGETVSLTPEGWQRACEIVRNHRLWELYLTNEAQVASDHVHEDAEIIEHVLGEASVLQLEKRLNYARRDPHGKLIPGLNDIRRGHAAVTGTRATGFGSSAS from the coding sequence ATGAAGGTGCGTCGGGGTATTTTTCTGCTCGGCCTGCTGGCCGTCCTCCTCCTCGCGCCCGAGGCCGCTCATGCCGCGCGCATCAACGAGCTGACCGAATCCACGATGGGCGAGCGGGCGGTGCGGTTTTTCACGTTTCAGGATCCGTCCCTTCGCAACGCCCTGGCCGGCTCGATGCTGCTCGGCATCTGCTGCGGGTTGATGGGGGCCTTTCTGGTCGTGCGGAAGCTCGCGCTGATGGGGGATGCCCTGTCGCACGCCGTGCTGCCGGGCGTGGCGCTGGGGTTTTTGTGGAACATGACGAAGGACCCGGTGGCGATCTTCATCGGTGCGACCGTCGTGGGGTTGCTCGGCGCGGGGACGGTGCAATTGATCCGCAGCACGACGAAACACAAGGAGGACGCGGCCCTCGGCTTCGTGCTGGCGTCGTTTTTCGCGGTGGGCATCTGCCTGTTCACGATGATCCAGAATCTGCCGGGCGGAAACAAAAGCGGCCTCGACAAGTTCATGTTCGGACAGGCGGCGTCTCTGAGCGGCGGCGACGTGATGCTCCTCGCGGTGGTCACAATTCTGTCGCTCGGCGTAATCGTCGTTTTCTACAAGGAATACCTGCTCACGAGCTTCGATGCCGGGTTTGCGCGGGCCATCGGGCTGCCGGTGAAGATTTTTCACTACAGCCTGATGCTGATGCTGGCCTTCGCGATCGTCTCCTCGCTCCAGGCGGTCGGCGTGGTGCTGGTGTCGGCCATGTTGGTGATCCCGGCGGCGGCGGCGTTCCTGTTGACGGACCGACTGGGCATGATGCTGCTGCTTTCTGCAATCTTCGGGCTGTGCTCGGGCGGCGCCGGCGCGTTCTTTTCGTTTGTCGGGCGCAATCTTCCCACCGGGCCCTTCATGGTGCTGGCGGCCGCGGGACTTTTCGCCGGCGCACTGTTTTTCGGCCCGCGCCACGGCATCGCCTCGCGCTGGTGGCGGCAATGGTCGCGCTCGGCCCGCATCCAGCGCGAGAATGCGCTCAAGGCCATCTATCACGAACTCGAAAGCGGGGACTTCGTCACCGAGCATGTCGCTCTGCAGGCTCTCGCCGAGCGCCGGCGCGAGACGCTGGAGGAAGTTCGACGGCAGGTCGCGAAGCTGGGCGCGCACCGGCAGGCCTCGCTCTCGGCCGATGGCGAGACCGTCTCGCTCACGCCCGAGGGCTGGCAGCGCGCCTGTGAGATCGTCCGCAACCACCGGCTTTGGGAGCTCTATCTCACGAACGAAGCCCAGGTCGCCTCGGACCACGTGCATGAAGACGCGGAGATCATCGAGCATGTGCTCGGCGAGGCGAGCGTGCTGCAACTCGAGAAACGATTGAACTACGCGCGCCGCGACCCGCACGGGAAACTGATTCCCGGCTTGAACGACATCCGCCGGGGCCACGCCGCGGTGACGGGCACCCGCGCGACCGGCTTCGGCTCCTCCGCCTCATGA